Genomic DNA from Streptomyces sp. AM 2-1-1:
GCCACCGGTCGCCGCCCGGGGATCGGGCCGGCGGCGGCCCGTGAGGGGGTCGGTCAGGAGCCCCTGGTCGCGGATCTCCGCGACCAGTTCACCCCTCTCGCGCCACATGCGCAGGATTCCGTGGCCGCCGCCGTGCCGCACCGAGTTGCCGGTCGCCTCGCTGATGGCGAGGAGCCAGTCCGTACGGCGGACCGGTGGCAGACCGACGGCGTCCGCCCAGCGCTCGGCCTCGTCACGGACGAGCGCGAGACCCTCCTCGCCGAAGGGGACGACGACGGCGTCCGACGGTTCGGGCAGCGGGGCGTCGCAGTCGCGGCAGACCTCGTGCGGATCGGCGTAGCCGGAGCTGGCGCGGTACGCCCCCGGTTCACCGACCACCGGGTGGGTGCGGTACGCCTGCGCCAGCACGTCTTCGGGCAAGGCGGTGTCGTAGGGGCACAGGATGCTGACGGGACGCCCGGTGAACGCGAGGTTGATCAGCGCTTCGTGGCGCGTGGCCTCCAGCGACTCCGCCGGCGTGCGCCCGACCCAGATCGGCTCTCCCACGATCGATGCCTGGGTGCACGTGTTCCGCCCCTTGTCCGCGAACTCCTGGAGCATCGAGAGGATGCGCCCCGGATTGCGTCCCGCCTGGCGCATGTCCACCCAGGTGACGCCGTCCCCCTCGACGTGGTCCCGCAGCAAGGCGAGCTGGGGACCGGGCACGGCCACCAGCACGGAGTGGCGGCGGTCCACGGCGTCCTGGACGAACGACCCGACTCCGTCGAGGTACTCGTCCCTGGTGCCGTAGAACAGTGCCGGATGGTAGAAGGCCGCCTGGGGGCCGGGTTCGGTCGAAAGCGTTCCGTATGTCGTCATCGGTCCACGACCTCCACCATGGAATCAAGCTCCGGGAACAGTCGCAGTAGTCGTCGCACGGCAGGAGGGGCCTGCCGCATCCTCAGTCGGGTCCCTCCCGGCCGCACGGCCGCGGCCTCGGCCAGCACGGCCAGCGACGCCGAGTCGAGGTGACGCAGGCCGGCCAGGTCGAGTTCCATCGGCTGGACCTTCGAGCCGGAGACGGCGGCGGCCGCGGACGCGACGGCGTCCCGGGTGTCGTATCCGGCCGACCCGGACAGCGCCAGGCCCGGCCGGTCCGCCAGGGGCGCCACCCGAAGGGCCGGCTCGGCGTACGGTTCCCCCTCGTGTGTCAGGTGGGCGCCCGCGAGCATCCCCACGTACGCGTCGGTGAGCAGGCGGCGGTCGTAGAAGCACCACGCCTTCAACGGCAGTCGCGCGAACACCTCGTGGTGCATGCGCAGTTCGTACTCCAGCAACCGGTCGGCGCCGGTGACGTCCCGCGCTCCCCAGGACATCTCACCGATCGCCCGCAGCCCCGGGTAGCCCGAGGCGCGGGCCGCCTCCGCCACGTCGAACCAGAGCCCGATCATCGCGTCGGGATCGAAGCGCGAGCCCGCCAGGTACGTCTGTGCGGCGACCGACACGGACAACTGCCCGCGCGACACGGCTCCCGCCGCGTCGATCCCCGCGTCGGTGAGGGCGCGCAGGACCCGTTCGGGGGCGGTGGTGTCCGCGAAGTACTGCACCTGTTCGCCCTTTTCCAGCCCGCCGCGGACGACGGCGGCGAGGTGTTCGGCCCACTGCCGGTCGTCGGAGAAGACCACACTGTGGTGGCATCCCTGCACCGGCTCCGTCTCCCCGGGCACCGGCACCCCTCCACCCTTCGGCACGCCACTCCTCGTCGTCCTGTCCGCCCTTGCGGCTCCTCGCCCGGATCCCGCCGGGCCCGCGCGGACCGGCACCACTCCCCCGTCCGGCCCGGTCCGGCCGGAAGGCCCTCACTCTCCCGACCATGGAAACACGGATGGGGCGCGTCCGACGCGCCGGTGCCCGCTCCCGGGCCGGGACGCGTCGGGCGGAAGGACTCCCGGGGCGAACGCTTCGACCCTGGTGGGAGCTGCCCGGAGCAGGGCACGGGTGTTCCGGCCTCGCCGGACGATCTTCCGGTCGTCCGCTCCCGCATGTGGCCGGGATCTCGGCGACCCGCCCGTGCGCACCGCGCGACGGGACCGGCACCGGTGGGCTGTCAGGAGGTCCGTCCCGCCGGGGCGGCCGGCCGCGCGGCCCCTCCCGCCGCGCCTCGCCACCCGCCGGGGCTCACAACATGATGAGCAGACGGGTACCCGCCTTGAGCTTGCGGTTCACCGAGCGGCTCTGCACGTACACCTCCAGCCGGGGGTTGTTGCCCGCCTTCACGGAGACGGTGCCGCGGACACCTGAGCCGAAGAGCAGGCTGCGGGCCGCGTCCCCCGTGTAGGCGCGGTCGGTGTCCTTCTCGACCACGATGACCTCCTTGTCCGGCTGGACGGTGACGCGGGCGCCCAACTGGTAGTAACAGGAACCGCGTCGGTAGGAGACGCCGGGGTGCGAGTCGACGAAGGGCCTGATCTCGGTCTCTTTGTCGACCTTGAGGAGCCGGTACTTGTCGGCCGCGATCGGCTCCAGCTTCGCCCGCACCTCGTCGACCGATATGTCCTGACCCACCGCGAAGAGGTTCTTCGTACCGCGCACGCCCTGCTCGCGGCCCCGGAGGAAGCTGGTGGCGGCGGCACGCACGGTGCCGATCGCCTCTTCGACGCCTTCGGTGGAATCGGCGTCCCAGATGGCGATGTTGCCGGCCGGGAAGCCGTAGTTCTGGGCGGTGCGCTTGGCCAGGGAGTTCGGCACGAGGATGGCGGAGGTCCAGTGGCCCGGAAGGCCGCCCATCGTCGACGAGATGCGCTTCAGCCAGGGGCCGAGGATGGTCATGTCGCCGTCGTGCCGCCGGTCACCACCGGAGGCGTTCTCCTCGCCGTCCGTCACCACGATCTGCAGGAAGCTGTGCTCGCCGTACTCCTCCCAGATGTGCCCGAGGTCGTCCAGGGACTTCAGTGAGGCTTCGATGAGGGCGGTGGCGCCGTTGTTGACCTTGTACAGCCCGCGCATGGACGGCAGGTGCTTCACGTCCATGTCCCAGACCAGGTTCTCCACCCTGTGGTCGAAGGAGTAGAGGCTGATCCGGGTCTCGTGGCCGAGGCTGTCCGACTCGGCCTTCAGACCCGCCACGAACTCGTCCACGACACGGATGAGCTGCCCCTCGTGCGGGCGCATGGAGCCCGAACTGTCCACGACCAGCGCGACGTGGTTCACCTTGTGCCGGATCTTGTTGGCGGACACGCTGCCACTCCCCCTTCGGAACTCCCCGAGTGATGTCTCCAACCTAGGGGGAGGGTCTGACAACGGGGAGCGGCCCGCTGACGGGTCATCACCCCTCGGACGGCCGCCTCTCGGCGCACGGTCACCCGCCCGCGGACGGGGTCGGGTCGGGCCGGGCCGGTCAGTCCAGTGCTGCGCGGATCGCTGCTTCGACCAGGCGGGCGGTGCGGGCGTGGCCGGCGGCGTTGGGGTGCACGAGCGTGGCCCGCGCTCCGACGGGACACGTCAGGGTGTAAGTGCCGAGGGCGAGCCGGCGGGGCCAGTACGGGGCCGCCTCGCCGCAGATGCCTTCCACCCATTTCTCGGCCCGGGGGCTGCACGCGTCGTGGCCCTCGCCCCCGGCGGCGCTGTCCACGAAGGTGTCACCGCTCAGCTCCGTGACGGTCCGGATGACGGCGTTGAGGCCGACGTTCACCTCGTGCAGCCAGGCGATGTCCTCATGGGTGACCGAGACCGTGCCGAGAGGGTCGATCCGGGCGGCCAGCTCGGAGGGGTCCCGACGGTCGCAGGGGCCGGGGTCGGCGGGGAAGATCAGGGGGTAGCCGACGGTGATGACCTCGGCGCCGGGTGCTTGCCGGTGCACGTCGGCCAGCATGGCGGCGTACTCCTGGGCGATCCGCTCGTACGTGTCGGCGATCGGTTCCTGGCCGCCGGTCGTGACGGGGCCGCCGGTCGTCACCGGGCCGCCGCTCGGCTCCGTCGGTTCCCCCGCGGGGACCGGTGCACGGTGCCGGTGGGCGTCGCGGCACGGGGCGGCGACGTCCGGCAGGCCGGCTCCGCCGACCAGGCAGGTGACGAGCATCGGACTGAAGGGCACGCTGTTGCCGCCCACCCCGATCGTGACGACGTCGGTGTCCGCGTCCAGCCCGGCGCGTACGGTCTGGGCGGCGACGCTCGGCCAGCCTCCGGCGGGTGCCCGCACCGGGCCGGTGGGGATCTGTCGGGTGGTGGTGATGTCCTGGACGGTGGCGCCCCCGCAGCTGACGTCGGTCAGTTCCACCGGCCGGCCGTGCGGCGGGCGGGTGGTCAGCCCGGCCCGTACGAGGGCCGGGTACGCCCCGGTGGTGCGGTCGCAGCCGTCCCGGTCCGGGCTGCCGAGCGCCGGGGTGGGCTCGCCGACGATGAGGCCGGCCGTGGTCGAGTCGCCGAGGGCCGCCCACCGCACGGGCTCGGGCGCGGGAGAAGCCGGCACCGGCACGGCGGCCGCGAGCGTCAGGGCGGCCAGCGCACCGAGTGCCGCACGGCGGGAGCGGACGAGGACACGCCCGCGTCCGCCGACGGGGCCCTCCTGTTCCCGCGGGGCGGACGGCGTCGTCGTGGTGTGGAACACGTGGCTCTCCCGGGACGGTGATCGGCGACCTTCCGCACTCAAACAGCCGAGTCACCCGCACGTCTCCGGGAGCGGTGGTCATTCACTCCCCCGTGTCCGCCGTTCGCCCCGCTCATCCGGCCGGCGGGTGAGCGGACTTCACCGCGTGGGCCGCCCGCCCGCCACGCCCGCCCCGACGACCGGGTTCGCGGTCGCTCCGCCGCACATCCGCTACACGCTCCGCGCCGGGGTAGACGGCGCAGACCAGCACGATCGACAGGACGGAGCAGCCGGACGTGGCCATCACCACCACCGGAGCGGTGTACGGATGTCTCGGGTTGGGGGCGCTCCTCGCGGCGGTGCTTCCCCGGCTGTTGTCACGCCGGCCCGTCTCCCCACCCATGGTCTTCCTCGCGTCCGGGCTGCTCGTGTACGCGCTGCCGCTTCCCCTCCCCCTGCCCGAGGTGAACCCGACGGAGCACCGGGCGTGGGCGGAGCACCTCACCGAACTCTGCGTGATCGCGTCCCTGATGGGTGCGGGACTCGCGATCAACCGCCCGTTCGGATGGCGGACGTGGCGCACCACCTGGCGGCTGCTCGGCGTGGCGATGCCGCTCGCCATCGGTGCCACCGCACTGGTGGCGTACCTGCTGCTGGACTGGCCGCCGTACGTGGCGCTCCTGCTGGCGGCGGTGCTGGCGCCCACCGACCCCGTCCTCGCCTCCGAGGTGCGTGTGGGTGAGCCGACCGACGACGAGGACGACGAGGACGAGGTGCGTTTCGCGCTCACCAGTGAGGCGGGGCTCAACGACGGGCTCGCGTTCCCGTTCGTCCTCGGCGCTCTCGCACTCGGCGCGACGGGCGAGGCGTGGTCGACGGAGTGGCTCGCGCACTGGGCGTGGAGCGACGTGCTCGTCCGGCTCGCGGTCGGGGTGGCGGTGGGTGTGGGGACGGGGCTGCTGCTCGGGCGTGTGCTCTTCCACGCCGGCGCGAAGCCGCTGCGTCTCGCGGAACACGGCGAGGGTTTCGTCGCGCTGGCGGTGACCCTCACCTCGTACGGTCTGGCCGAATCCCTGCACGGGTACGGGTTCCTTGCGGTCTTCGCGGCGGCCTGCACCCTGCGCAGCCGTGAGCGGGGCCACCAGTACCACCAGGTGCTGCACGAGTTCATCGAGCAGATAGAACGGCTGCTGATGGCGGTGCTCCTCTTCGCGACGGGCGCCTTCATCGCGACGGGCGCCCTCTCCCACCTGACCTGGCGGGGGGCCGCCACGGGGCTGCTGCTCCACCTGTTGATACGGCCGCTGACCTCCTGGCTCGCGCTGGTGCGGGGGCCGGCCGCCCGCAAGGAGCGACTGGTCACCTCGTTCCTCGGCATCCGGGGCATCGGCTCGTTCTTCTATCTCGCCTATGCCTGTGGGCGGGGCGAGTTCGGCCCGTACGAGGACGAGTTGTGGGCGATCGTGGTCTTCACCGTCCTCGTCTCCGTCGTCCTGCACGGAGCCTCGGCCGCACCGATCACCGCACATCTCGACCGGGAGAACGGGACGGACCCGGACGCCCCGGAGTCCGGGGACGGTCTTCACCGCAACGACAGCGACAGCGACAGCGACAGCGACAGCTCCAACGGCACCGGCACCCGCACCCGTACCGACAGCTCCCACGACGACAGCGACACCGACACCGACGACGGCGTGGCCCGGGAACGCGTCTGAGTCCCGGCGGGCGTGCGGGGCCCTCACGGCCCCGCACGTGCGAAGGGGCGGGGGCCCCGCGCGGGGGCGTGGCCCACGTACGGGGGCGCGCGAAGACCTCGTACGGGCCGGGGGCCTCGGCCCGTACGAGGCCGGCTCTTCGGCGGAGCGCGCCGGTGTCCCGGCGGAGCGGTCGCCGGCTCAGAAGGAGCGCGTCAGCTTCCGTGCGGTGCTGCAGTGCGCGGTGCGCCCGTGGCGCCAGAGCTGCACGACGGTCACGCCGAGCAGCACGGTGAACACCCCCAGGAGCACCACCGCGATCGCCGCTTGCCGGCCGTCCGCCGTCGCGCGGCCCGGCTCCTGGGTGAGCAGGCCGAGCAGCGACAGCAGCGCGCCGACCAGGTAGACGGAGCGAACTCGTCGCAACTGCCTCAACGCACGGGGAGCAAGAGCCACACGCCTCATCGATGCCATACGCGGATCCTTCCCAGAACGCGTCCCCGCAGACGCCTGGTCGGGTCCGAAAATGTCGCGCCCTACGGAGTGCCCAGCCGGATCTGCAGGGCGGGGAAGCGGGGTGCCCGGAATCCGAGGGTTTCGTAGAGGTGCGTGCCGTCCGCAGTCGCGTGGAGGTCCACCGCGGACACCTCCGTCTCCTCGGCGAACCAGCGCAGCAGCGCTTCGGTGCAGGCGCGCGCATACCCCTGGTGGCGGGCGGCGTGTTCGGTCGCGACGTTCGAGACGTGTCCGCGCAGGCCGCTGGGGCTGGTGGGCCCGGGGGCGTGGTGGTCGCAGGTGCCGACCGCGCAGCTGACGACGCCGCGCCCCGGTTCCTCCACGACGAAGGCGGCGAAGTCGGCTTCTCCCGCAAGGCGTTCGGCGAACCACCGCCCTGCCGCCTCCCGCCAGGGTGCGTCCTCGGGCCCGGCCGGGATCCCCATGTCGGCCAGCATCAGGGCCCGGAGCCGTACGAGGGCGGGAACGTCGGCGGCCGTGGCGCGGCGGACCTCGGGGGTGGGGGTGCGCGATGTCTTCTCCATGGAGCACAGGGTGGGGAAGGGGCGGCGGGCCCGGCAATCGGATTGTCCCGCCCGTGCGGGGGAACACGGTGTCCTGTGACCCGTGTCGCGGACCCGTCGGCGGGACGGACGAGGGACCGGGAGTCGCTCCCGCGCCCCGTACGTGTCCGTTCCCCGCTCGTCCTGCGGCGCAACCCCACGGAAGGGTTCCTCGTATGGCAGTGCACAAGTCCCTCGTGCTCGTACTCGACAGCGCCGAACCGATGGAACTGGCCGACTTCTACGCCGGGTTGCTGGGCGCCGAGGTCAGGCCGGGGCAGGGCGGCGACTACGTGGAGGTCGTCGGGGAGGCCGGGGTCCATCTGGCGATCCGGCGGGACCACGGTTACGCGCCCCCGAGTTGGCCCCGTCCCGACGACGCGCAGCAGGCCCACGTGCTCGTACGGGTCGCCCGCGAGGACATGGACGAGGCCGAGCGGGAGGCGATCGGGCTCGGAGCCACTCCGGTGGAAGCACGCGACAACGGCGGCCGCAACGACACGCGCCACTACGCCGATCCGGCGGGGCACGGTTTCGCGATGACCGCCGTGTGACGCCCGGTCCGGGCCCACCGCGGGCCCGGACGGCGCTGTCGGATCAGCGTCTCGGAGCGGGCCGGCGGATGCACGAAGGACGATCACCGGTCCCGGCGCCCCGGCCCTCCATCGCCGGCCCCCACCTCGGCACGGCCGTTCCTCACCCCCGAGGAGCGGCCGTGCTGTTGCGTACGACCAGGCTGGTGGCCAGCTCCAGGCGCGTGGTCATCGGGGCCTCGTCGCGCAGTCGCACCAGCATCTGCACCGCTTCCTCGGCCATCTGCCGCAGCGGCTGGTGGACGGTGGTCAGGGCGGGGCTGGACCAGCGGGCGATCGGTACGTCGTCGTAGCCGACCACGGAGAGGTCGTGCGGGACGCGCAGCCCGCTGACCCGCGCCGCTTCGAGCACGCCGAGGGCCTGCAGGTCGCTGCCGGCGAAGATCGCGGTGGGCGGGTCGGGCAGGGCGAGGAGCTCCATCGTCCGGTCGTAGCCCCCCTCGACGTGGAAGTCGCCGTAGAGCACCAGGTCGGGGGAGGTCTCCAGTCCGGCCATGCTCATCGCGGAGCGGTAGCCGTCCAGCCGGGCGAGGGAGCAGATCATGTCCTCGGGGCCGGTGATGATGCCGATCCGGCGGTGCCCCAGCTCGATGAGGTGACGCGTCGCGGCGAGGCCGCCGCTCCAGTTCGCCGAGCCGACCGAGGGCACGTCCGGTTCGGGGTCGCCGGCCGGGTCGATGATCACGAAGGGGATCGACCGGGACCGCAGCTGCTGCTTGAACTCGACCGGCAGAGCCGAGAAGACCAGCACCACACCGAGCGGGCGTCGCTGGAGCACTCCCTCGATCCACTCGGGGCTGGGCGAGTGGCGGGTGCCGCTCTCGGTGAGAACCACGCCCGCCCCGTGGAGCTTGGCGACGTTCTCCACGCCCCTGATCAGCTCCATCGCCCAGATGCTGTCGAGCTCGTGGAAGACCAGCTCGATCAGCGGTGCCTCCCGGGCGGACCGGGTCGTCCGCCGGTAGGAGTGCGTCTCCAACAGACGTTCCACCTTGACCCGCGTCGGCGCGGCAACGTCCTGTCTGCCGTTCAGCACCTTCGAAACTGTCGAAATGGAGACGCCGGCCTGCTGGGCCACCTGGGCGAGGGTGATGCGGCCCACGTTCTCGTCATCGCGCATGGTGAGAAGCATAGGGCACGAACAATTGGCCAACAGAGATAACAAATCAGCAACTTGAGCCCCGAGGGTTGACCCCTCCCGTCGCCGAGCCCTAGCGTCCCGACGCATGAAGTTTCGGTAATGAAGCCGAAACATTTTCGAGAGGGCGAGACCATGACGCGACGCACACGGCTCCCACGCACCGCTCTTGTCGGCGGGGCCGTCCTGGCCATGGCGCTGTCCATGTCGGCGTGCGGAGGGGACGATTCCGCGTCCGGCGACGACAAGATCCACGTACTGGTCTACGGGGACGCCACCAACAAGGTGGAGAAGCAGCTCATCGCCACCTTCAACAAGACGTCCAAGGTCAAGGCCGTCCTGGACACGATCCCGGGCGCCGACTACCAGGCCAAGCTCCAGACGATCATCAACAGCAAGCAGGCCCCCGACGTCTTCTTCAACTGGGGCGGCGGCAGCATCAAGCCCTTCGTGGACGCCGGGCTGCTCCTCCCGCTGGACGACTTCATCGCGAAGGACCCGGGACTCAAGGACAACTTCCTGCCGTCGGTGTTCAACAGCACCGTGGTGGACGGCAAGGCGTACGGCATCCCGATGCGCGGGACGCAGCCGGTGCTGATGTTCAACAACAGCAAGGTGCTCAAGGACAACGGCCTCACCGCTCCCAAGACCTGGGACGAGCTGGTGAACGCGGCGAAGGTCCTCAAGTCGAAGGGCGTCACCCCGATCGCCCTCGGCGGCGGCGACAAGTGGCCGACACTGATGTGGTTCGAGTACCTCTACGACCGCGTCGCGGGCCCCGAGCTCTTCCAGAGCGCGCTCAAGGGCGACAAGGACGTCTGGGCGAGTGACGACAGCAAGGCCGCGCTCAACAAGCTCAAGGAACTCATCGACGCCGGTGCCTTCGGCACCAACTTCGACTCGGTGAAGTTCACCGACGGCGGCTCGCCCACCCTGCTCGCCACCGGCAAGGCCGCCTTCGAGCTGATGGGCTCGTGGGAGTACTCGACGCTGCAGGACTCGCAGCCGGACTTCGCCAAGTCCGACCTCGACTACAGCGCCTTCCCGGCCGTCGACGGTGGCAAGGGCGCCCCGACCGACATCGTCGGCAACACGAACAACTTCTACTCGGTGCTGAAGAAGACCAAGCACCCGGAGGCGGTCGCGGAGTTCCTGAAGCTCCAGTACTCCGACCAGTTCGTGAAGTCGCAGCTCTCCATCGGCAACCTGCCGACCACGACCAACACCGAAGCGCAGCTGGACGGCGCCGCGAGCCCCGACTACGCGCGCTTCCAGTACGACCTCGTCAAGAACGCGCCCTCCTTCCAGCTCTCCTGGGACCAGGCCTACCCGCAGACCGCCGGCACGGCCCTGACGACCGCGGTGCAGCAGTTCTTCAACGGCGGGATCGACGTGGACGGCTTCATCAAGGCGATGCAGGCACTGCCCACCTCCTGACCGCGCCCCACCATCCGACTGGGAACACCTCTCATGACCACAACTGCCACCGCGGTCTCCGCGGACAGCAAAGGGGTCGAGCGGAGCGGCCGTCGACCCGGCCGCTCCCGTGAAGGCGCCGGCCGCCCCGGTTTCGCCTGGGCGGCTCCGGCCGCCGTCTTCTTCGGCCTCTTCGCCATCGTCCCGCTCGCCCTGGTCGTCGCCCTCTCCTTCGCGAGCTGGAACGGACTCTCCGACCCCGAGTTCGCCGGTCTCGACAACTGGAAGAAGCTGTTCGACGACCCGATCATGATCAAGAGCCTCTGGCTCAGCCTGCTGCTCACCCTCCTGGGTGTCGTCGTGCAGACCCCGCTCTCCATCCTGCTGGGGGTGTGGGCGGCCGGCCATCAGCGCAACCGGGCGGTGCTGTCCGCGATCTACTTCGTCCCGCTGCTGCTCTCGGCCACGGCCGTCTCCGTGCTCTGGCGCGCGGTGCTCGACCCCAACTTCGGTGTACCCGCGCACGCCAAGTGGCTGTTCGGCGACGGGAACCTGTTCGGCATGCAGAGCAGTGCGATCGGGGTGCTCATCTTCGTCAGCACCTGGCAGTTCACCCCGCTGCACACGCTGATCTACCAGGGCGCCGCGCGCTCGGTGCCCCGCGTGCTCTACCAGGCGGCGGAGATCGACGGGGCGGGCCGGTACCGGCAGTTCTTCCACATCACCCTGCCGCAGCTGCGCAACAGCGTCGTCACCTCGATGATCCTCATGGTCGTCGGCGGCCTGACGACCTTCGACACCGTGCTGATCCTCACCCAGGGCGGACCGGGCACGGACACCACCATCAGCGCCTACTACATGTACCAGAAGGCCTTCAAGAGCTTTGACTACGGGGCGGCCTCGGCGATCGGCGTGATGCTGATCCTGGTCGCCACGATCATCTCGCTGGTGATGGTGCGCCTCACCGGCTACGACAAGATGAACAGCACCATGGAGGGCATGTGAGCAGGCGCCGTCCCAACATCCTCGCCGGCTTCGGCTCCACCGTCTGGCTCCTCGTGGTGGGTCTCCCCCTCTACGTGATGCTGGTCGCGACCTTCCAGAACCGCGCCGACTACGGGTCGAACGGGCCGTTCGCACTGCCCGAGCACTTCACCCTCGACAACTACGTCGACGACTTCAACAGCGGGTTCGGTCAGTACTTCCTGAACACGGTGATCGTCACCCTCTCCGTGGTGGCGATCGTCGTGCTGCTCGTGGCGCCGCTGTCGTACGCGATCGTCCGCAGCCGCAGCCGCATGACCGGACTGGTGTTCCGTCTCTTCCTGCTGGGGCTCGCCATTCCGTCGCAGGCCGTCATCGTGCCGATGTTCTTCGCGATGAGCGAGGTGGGGCTCTACGACAACCTCATCGGCATCATCCTGCCGACGGCCGCCTTCGCGATGCCCGTGTGCGCCCTCATCCTCACCGGCGTGATGCGCGACATCACCCCGGAGCTGTACGAGGCCATGACGATGGACGGCGCCACTCACCGCCGGGTCTTCTTCCAGCTGGTGCTGCCGCTCTCCAAGAGCGGTCTCTCCACGATCGTCGTCTTCTCCGCCCTCCAGGCGTGGAACGGCTTCCTCTTCCCGCTCGTCCTGACGCAGTCGGCCGGCTCCAAGGTCATCACCATGGGGCTCTACGACTTCCAGACCGAGCACGGGGTCGACATGCCGGGGATGCTCGCGGCTGTCGTGCTGTCCATGCTTCCCATCCTGC
This window encodes:
- a CDS encoding sensor histidine kinase, yielding MTTYGTLSTEPGPQAAFYHPALFYGTRDEYLDGVGSFVQDAVDRRHSVLVAVPGPQLALLRDHVEGDGVTWVDMRQAGRNPGRILSMLQEFADKGRNTCTQASIVGEPIWVGRTPAESLEATRHEALINLAFTGRPVSILCPYDTALPEDVLAQAYRTHPVVGEPGAYRASSGYADPHEVCRDCDAPLPEPSDAVVVPFGEEGLALVRDEAERWADAVGLPPVRRTDWLLAISEATGNSVRHGGGHGILRMWRERGELVAEIRDQGLLTDPLTGRRRPDPRAATGGRGVWIMHQLCDLVEIRAGAEGLVLRLHMGLE
- a CDS encoding MEDS domain-containing protein, with the translated sequence MPKGGGVPVPGETEPVQGCHHSVVFSDDRQWAEHLAAVVRGGLEKGEQVQYFADTTAPERVLRALTDAGIDAAGAVSRGQLSVSVAAQTYLAGSRFDPDAMIGLWFDVAEAARASGYPGLRAIGEMSWGARDVTGADRLLEYELRMHHEVFARLPLKAWCFYDRRLLTDAYVGMLAGAHLTHEGEPYAEPALRVAPLADRPGLALSGSAGYDTRDAVASAAAAVSGSKVQPMELDLAGLRHLDSASLAVLAEAAAVRPGGTRLRMRQAPPAVRRLLRLFPELDSMVEVVDR
- a CDS encoding vWA domain-containing protein, yielding MSANKIRHKVNHVALVVDSSGSMRPHEGQLIRVVDEFVAGLKAESDSLGHETRISLYSFDHRVENLVWDMDVKHLPSMRGLYKVNNGATALIEASLKSLDDLGHIWEEYGEHSFLQIVVTDGEENASGGDRRHDGDMTILGPWLKRISSTMGGLPGHWTSAILVPNSLAKRTAQNYGFPAGNIAIWDADSTEGVEEAIGTVRAAATSFLRGREQGVRGTKNLFAVGQDISVDEVRAKLEPIAADKYRLLKVDKETEIRPFVDSHPGVSYRRGSCYYQLGARVTVQPDKEVIVVEKDTDRAYTGDAARSLLFGSGVRGTVSVKAGNNPRLEVYVQSRSVNRKLKAGTRLLIML
- a CDS encoding SGNH/GDSL hydrolase family protein, which gives rise to MFHTTTTPSAPREQEGPVGGRGRVLVRSRRAALGALAALTLAAAVPVPASPAPEPVRWAALGDSTTAGLIVGEPTPALGSPDRDGCDRTTGAYPALVRAGLTTRPPHGRPVELTDVSCGGATVQDITTTRQIPTGPVRAPAGGWPSVAAQTVRAGLDADTDVVTIGVGGNSVPFSPMLVTCLVGGAGLPDVAAPCRDAHRHRAPVPAGEPTEPSGGPVTTGGPVTTGGQEPIADTYERIAQEYAAMLADVHRQAPGAEVITVGYPLIFPADPGPCDRRDPSELAARIDPLGTVSVTHEDIAWLHEVNVGLNAVIRTVTELSGDTFVDSAAGGEGHDACSPRAEKWVEGICGEAAPYWPRRLALGTYTLTCPVGARATLVHPNAAGHARTARLVEAAIRAALD
- a CDS encoding cation:proton antiporter; this encodes MAITTTGAVYGCLGLGALLAAVLPRLLSRRPVSPPMVFLASGLLVYALPLPLPLPEVNPTEHRAWAEHLTELCVIASLMGAGLAINRPFGWRTWRTTWRLLGVAMPLAIGATALVAYLLLDWPPYVALLLAAVLAPTDPVLASEVRVGEPTDDEDDEDEVRFALTSEAGLNDGLAFPFVLGALALGATGEAWSTEWLAHWAWSDVLVRLAVGVAVGVGTGLLLGRVLFHAGAKPLRLAEHGEGFVALAVTLTSYGLAESLHGYGFLAVFAAACTLRSRERGHQYHQVLHEFIEQIERLLMAVLLFATGAFIATGALSHLTWRGAATGLLLHLLIRPLTSWLALVRGPAARKERLVTSFLGIRGIGSFFYLAYACGRGEFGPYEDELWAIVVFTVLVSVVLHGASAAPITAHLDRENGTDPDAPESGDGLHRNDSDSDSDSDSSNGTGTRTRTDSSHDDSDTDTDDGVARERV
- a CDS encoding GNAT family N-acetyltransferase, giving the protein MEKTSRTPTPEVRRATAADVPALVRLRALMLADMGIPAGPEDAPWREAAGRWFAERLAGEADFAAFVVEEPGRGVVSCAVGTCDHHAPGPTSPSGLRGHVSNVATEHAARHQGYARACTEALLRWFAEETEVSAVDLHATADGTHLYETLGFRAPRFPALQIRLGTP
- a CDS encoding VOC family protein; translation: MAVHKSLVLVLDSAEPMELADFYAGLLGAEVRPGQGGDYVEVVGEAGVHLAIRRDHGYAPPSWPRPDDAQQAHVLVRVAREDMDEAEREAIGLGATPVEARDNGGRNDTRHYADPAGHGFAMTAV
- a CDS encoding LacI family DNA-binding transcriptional regulator, which gives rise to MLLTMRDDENVGRITLAQVAQQAGVSISTVSKVLNGRQDVAAPTRVKVERLLETHSYRRTTRSAREAPLIELVFHELDSIWAMELIRGVENVAKLHGAGVVLTESGTRHSPSPEWIEGVLQRRPLGVVLVFSALPVEFKQQLRSRSIPFVIIDPAGDPEPDVPSVGSANWSGGLAATRHLIELGHRRIGIITGPEDMICSLARLDGYRSAMSMAGLETSPDLVLYGDFHVEGGYDRTMELLALPDPPTAIFAGSDLQALGVLEAARVSGLRVPHDLSVVGYDDVPIARWSSPALTTVHQPLRQMAEEAVQMLVRLRDEAPMTTRLELATSLVVRNSTAAPRG
- a CDS encoding extracellular solute-binding protein; its protein translation is MTRRTRLPRTALVGGAVLAMALSMSACGGDDSASGDDKIHVLVYGDATNKVEKQLIATFNKTSKVKAVLDTIPGADYQAKLQTIINSKQAPDVFFNWGGGSIKPFVDAGLLLPLDDFIAKDPGLKDNFLPSVFNSTVVDGKAYGIPMRGTQPVLMFNNSKVLKDNGLTAPKTWDELVNAAKVLKSKGVTPIALGGGDKWPTLMWFEYLYDRVAGPELFQSALKGDKDVWASDDSKAALNKLKELIDAGAFGTNFDSVKFTDGGSPTLLATGKAAFELMGSWEYSTLQDSQPDFAKSDLDYSAFPAVDGGKGAPTDIVGNTNNFYSVLKKTKHPEAVAEFLKLQYSDQFVKSQLSIGNLPTTTNTEAQLDGAASPDYARFQYDLVKNAPSFQLSWDQAYPQTAGTALTTAVQQFFNGGIDVDGFIKAMQALPTS
- a CDS encoding sugar ABC transporter permease — encoded protein: MTTTATAVSADSKGVERSGRRPGRSREGAGRPGFAWAAPAAVFFGLFAIVPLALVVALSFASWNGLSDPEFAGLDNWKKLFDDPIMIKSLWLSLLLTLLGVVVQTPLSILLGVWAAGHQRNRAVLSAIYFVPLLLSATAVSVLWRAVLDPNFGVPAHAKWLFGDGNLFGMQSSAIGVLIFVSTWQFTPLHTLIYQGAARSVPRVLYQAAEIDGAGRYRQFFHITLPQLRNSVVTSMILMVVGGLTTFDTVLILTQGGPGTDTTISAYYMYQKAFKSFDYGAASAIGVMLILVATIISLVMVRLTGYDKMNSTMEGM